The genomic window GGTGTCTGGAACTTCGTCGGCGCGGGGGTCTTCGGTTTCCTGATCAACTTGCCGATCGTGTCCTACTTCGAGGTGGGCACGTCGCTCACCGCCAATCACGCCCACGCCGCGATGTTTGGTGTCTTTGGGATGTTGGCCTTGGCAGTCCTAGTCTTCTGCCTAAGGGCAATGCAATCCGACATCACGTGGAAGGAAACGGAGAAGTTCGTCCGGGTGGGCTTCTGGGGTGCTAATGTGGGCCTCGCGCTCATGATCATTCTGGATCTGTTCCCCGGAGGAGTAATCCAGCTCTGGGATTCCATCGCCAACGGGTATTGGCACGCGCGCCGCCTGACGTTCCTGATGGGTGGCACCTACCATAAGCTGGAATGGCTGCGCATGATGGGGGACATGATCTTCCTCTTCGCCGGCGCCCTGCCCATCACGCTCGGCGCGTTGCGCAGTATGTGGAAAAGGGACCTCTAGCCTAACTGGCGATAATGTATGGTCCGCCGCGCAACTACAAGAACGCAACCGTTGCCCAGTTGCCCCTCAGGAGCGGTCCACGAGCGATAAATCGGCTTAGCACAAGTGTGCGCTTTTGCTTCGCCTACTCGGTGCCGGCGTGGATGGTGAA from Terriglobales bacterium includes these protein-coding regions:
- a CDS encoding cbb3-type cytochrome c oxidase subunit I: TLLTLDAWDFIKLRKAQCSACGHDLAWSQKWSIYFLMAVGVWNFVGAGVFGFLINLPIVSYFEVGTSLTANHAHAAMFGVFGMLALAVLVFCLRAMQSDITWKETEKFVRVGFWGANVGLALMIILDLFPGGVIQLWDSIANGYWHARRLTFLMGGTYHKLEWLRMMGDMIFLFAGALPITLGALRSMWKRDL